A DNA window from Nitratidesulfovibrio sp. contains the following coding sequences:
- a CDS encoding protein-L-isoaspartate(D-aspartate) O-methyltransferase codes for MLDMKRNRERMVKQQLETRGITDPAVLVAMRSVPRHLFVQEALRAQAYEDHPLPIGHGQTISQPFIVALMSQIIEPQPGLRVLEIGTGSGYQAAVLAEMGLDVYTVERIRELHAAARDLLRTLKYRKVRLKLDDGTLGWPEAAPYDRILVTAGGPEVPLPLIEQLADPGILVIPVGTSKRMQELVVVRKQGGRVVRESKGGVAFVDLVGTHGWRG; via the coding sequence ATGCTCGACATGAAGCGCAACCGTGAGCGCATGGTGAAACAGCAACTCGAGACGCGCGGCATCACCGATCCTGCCGTACTCGTGGCCATGCGTTCCGTGCCGCGCCACCTGTTCGTGCAGGAAGCCCTGCGCGCCCAGGCCTATGAGGACCACCCCCTGCCCATCGGGCACGGCCAGACCATTTCGCAGCCGTTCATCGTGGCGCTCATGTCGCAGATCATCGAGCCGCAACCGGGCCTGCGGGTGCTGGAAATAGGCACGGGGTCCGGCTACCAGGCTGCGGTGCTGGCAGAGATGGGGCTGGACGTGTATACGGTGGAACGCATCCGCGAACTGCACGCCGCCGCGCGCGACCTGTTGCGCACGCTGAAGTACCGCAAGGTACGGCTGAAGCTGGACGACGGCACCCTGGGCTGGCCCGAGGCCGCCCCCTACGACCGCATCCTGGTCACGGCGGGCGGGCCGGAAGTGCCGCTGCCGCTCATCGAGCAACTGGCCGACCCCGGCATACTGGTCATCCCCGTGGGGACCAGCAAGCGCATGCAGGAACTGGTGGTGGTGCGCAAGCAGGGCGGGCGCGTGGTGCGCGAAAGCAAGGGCGGCGTGGCCTTCGTGGACCTGGTGGGCACCCACGGCTGGCGCGGCTGA
- a CDS encoding VTT domain-containing protein, whose amino-acid sequence MRLFSRLLDRLWAAAASRGAVRMLVLVSFTESVFFPLPPDLLLIPMALAARERALRLAAICLAASVAGGVAGYFVGMFFMDVAGMPIVRFYGLQEQYHAVKEWYDTYSAWAVAVAGLTPVPYKLCTLTAGAFRVDFVTFLLASVASRGLRFFVIAGLIYLFGERVRYFLERRFDLVLLVTLVLGVLGFLALKFLN is encoded by the coding sequence ATGCGCCTTTTTTCCCGCCTTCTCGACCGGCTGTGGGCCGCTGCTGCATCGCGCGGTGCCGTGCGCATGCTGGTGCTGGTCTCGTTCACCGAATCGGTCTTCTTTCCGCTGCCGCCGGACCTGCTGCTGATTCCCATGGCCCTGGCCGCGCGCGAACGAGCCTTGCGCCTGGCAGCCATCTGCCTTGCCGCATCCGTGGCGGGCGGTGTTGCGGGGTATTTCGTGGGCATGTTCTTCATGGACGTGGCGGGCATGCCCATCGTGCGCTTTTACGGGTTGCAGGAGCAGTACCACGCGGTGAAGGAATGGTACGACACCTACAGCGCCTGGGCGGTGGCCGTGGCCGGGCTTACACCCGTGCCATACAAGCTGTGCACGCTCACCGCCGGGGCCTTCCGCGTCGATTTCGTCACCTTCCTGCTGGCGTCCGTGGCCAGCAGGGGACTACGCTTTTTCGTCATCGCCGGGCTCATCTACCTGTTCGGCGAACGGGTGCGCTACTTTCTGGAACGCCGGTTCGACCTCGTGCTGCTTGTCACGCTGGTACTTGGCGTGCTGGGCTTCTTGGCGCTCAAATTCCTGAACTGA
- a CDS encoding Mrp/NBP35 family ATP-binding protein has protein sequence MSSCSTCPSAKNKAETGKPSAGMAIQDEIISSTLGRIRYKLFIMSGKGGVGKSSVTVNTAAALAARGYKVGILDVDIHGPSVPNLLGLRAGIEADERGGLLNPAKYNDNLFVISMDSLLKDRDTAVLWRGPKKTAAIRQFVSDVNWGDLDFLLIDSPPGTGDEHMTVLKTIPDALCVVVTTPQEISLADVRKAINFLQYAQANVLGVVENMSGLYCPHCGGEISLFKKGGGRELAEKYGLTFLGAVPLDPATVVAADRGVPVVMLEEDSRAKQGFLELADNIAAASENSLEAVASTHA, from the coding sequence ATGTCCTCGTGCAGCACCTGCCCCTCGGCCAAGAACAAGGCCGAAACGGGCAAGCCCAGCGCCGGCATGGCCATTCAGGACGAGATCATCTCCTCCACGCTGGGGCGGATCAGATACAAGCTCTTCATCATGAGCGGCAAGGGCGGGGTGGGCAAAAGCTCCGTCACCGTGAACACGGCGGCGGCCCTGGCCGCACGCGGCTACAAGGTGGGCATCCTGGACGTGGACATCCACGGTCCCAGCGTGCCCAACCTGCTGGGCCTGCGCGCAGGCATAGAGGCAGACGAGCGCGGCGGCCTGCTGAATCCCGCGAAGTACAACGACAACCTGTTCGTCATCTCCATGGATTCGCTGCTCAAGGACCGCGACACGGCGGTGTTGTGGCGCGGCCCCAAGAAAACGGCGGCCATTCGCCAGTTCGTTTCCGACGTGAACTGGGGCGACCTGGACTTTCTGCTCATCGATTCCCCGCCCGGCACCGGCGATGAGCACATGACCGTGCTCAAGACCATCCCCGACGCCCTGTGCGTGGTGGTGACCACCCCGCAGGAAATCTCGCTGGCCGACGTGCGCAAGGCCATCAACTTCCTGCAGTATGCCCAGGCCAACGTGCTCGGCGTGGTAGAGAACATGAGCGGCCTGTACTGTCCGCATTGCGGCGGCGAAATTTCGCTGTTCAAGAAGGGCGGGGGTCGCGAACTGGCCGAAAAGTACGGGCTGACCTTCCTTGGCGCCGTGCCGCTGGACCCGGCCACCGTGGTGGCCGCCGACCGGGGCGTGCCCGTGGTGATGCTGGAAGAGGATTCGCGCGCCAAGCAGGGCTTTCTTGAACTGGCCGACAACATCGCGGCCGCTTCCGAAAACAGCCTGGAGGCCGTGGCCAGCACCCACGCCTG
- a CDS encoding CBS domain-containing protein produces the protein MLYVGDLMSTGLFTLKKTDSLRAARSLMQLARIRHIPIVDAKGDFQGLLTHRDILSATISRFADVDEAVQNEIDSGIPVGEIMRTDVVRVHPDTLLRDAAELLLHHKYGCLPVTEGDRLVGIVTEADFLKLTISLLDAVEHP, from the coding sequence ATGCTCTACGTCGGCGACCTTATGTCCACCGGGCTCTTCACCCTGAAGAAAACCGATTCGCTCCGGGCGGCCCGCTCGCTGATGCAGCTGGCCCGCATCCGGCACATTCCCATCGTGGACGCCAAGGGCGACTTCCAGGGCCTGTTGACCCACCGCGATATCCTGTCCGCCACCATCTCGCGCTTCGCCGATGTGGACGAGGCGGTGCAGAACGAGATCGACTCTGGCATTCCGGTGGGAGAAATCATGCGCACCGACGTGGTACGCGTGCACCCCGACACCCTGCTGCGCGACGCCGCCGAACTGCTGCTGCACCACAAGTACGGGTGCCTGCCGGTAACCGAGGGCGACAGGCTGGTGGGCATCGTGACCGAGGCGGACTTCCTGAAGCTGACCATCAGCCTGCTGGACGCCGTGGAACACCCCTAG
- a CDS encoding PEP/pyruvate-binding domain-containing protein, with protein sequence MGKTPVEKPAAKAAKAGADISELTKKLVLTGADIVRIGDDAELLVGGKNYNTAIISQVEGIRAPEFRAISSQAFHMLLDETRVNASLVRATVDKEYNRIDWNDPEINKDSEFLQKFVRNLAKEIRAQASAKPDETQIKLRTFVNNVVEGFATSPEGIDQLRKRSVLVQAGILCVELPKTVDECVRDAYRSICKEAGAEDVPVAVRSSAAGEDSRKKAFAGLQDTYLNIVGESRVSAAYHWDCASAYNLRSMTYRREAILDAQARAEATGDESIAIKAKQEWAIENTSLSVCIMRMINPVISGTAFSADTATGCRGTVRKDLVGMDASYGLGEAVVGGMVTPDKFYVFQRDDGPEVVIRQMGCKDKKIVYDEKGGTKKVSVPEIEAYRWSLSLAQAEQVAKGVRAISRAYGDMIMDTEFCIDSADRLWFVQARPETRWNEELEKHPHTIFMRRREVDPKAATQAEVLLEGNGASRGAGQGRVKFLRSALELNKINKGDILAADRTDPDMVPGMRVAAAILADVGGDTSHAAITSRELGIPAVIGIQRLEILRALDGQEVTVDGTRGRVYRGMLPLREVGGEMDLSKLPPTKTKVGLILADVGQAMFLSRLREVEDFEVGLLRAEFMLGNIGVHPQALEAFDSGELDHAVHAKLRELDSRLSKILREQLAAGLIAIDMKLREYVGHITGLSAEIEALASRENLRGTEQVLVMHRKMRELDHKLDEHVELATRRIDILKTSIDLEDHVRVVMGYDDQLAMLNGIDPDTVKRRAEIEANIRAQVERVEDIPAVQDALAKIARLRHEVGLRSGLQKEMDDIRAVPDKIRALIRSRGFRTGKEHYVQTLSQGLALFAMAFYGKDIVYRTTDFKSNEYRNLLGGNLFEQIEDNPMLGFRGVSRNLHDWEIEAFKLARGVYGGCNLQLMLPFVRTLEEARSMRRYLEQVHKVKSGVDGLKMIQMSEIPSNAVLAKQFIEEFDGFSIGSNDMTQMVLATDRDNARLGHIYDEEDPAVVWAILVTIFTGQKCARKVGFCGQGVSNSKILRGLVTIAGIVSASVVPDTYYQTKLDMAEVEAENIPTSELGIWLRNQHLANLRALLEEKGYGHILKKYTQAEDLMDWYEGELRRLHELLRESLETPKEKFYRSELEQFRATFHKPVIYATWDWASTVSDALHQAGFASFEEQAKALEVQRSKKW encoded by the coding sequence ATGGGCAAAACTCCGGTTGAAAAGCCTGCGGCCAAGGCCGCCAAGGCTGGCGCCGATATTTCCGAACTCACCAAGAAGCTGGTGCTGACCGGCGCCGACATCGTGCGCATCGGCGACGATGCCGAACTGCTGGTAGGCGGCAAGAACTACAACACCGCCATCATCAGCCAGGTGGAAGGAATCCGCGCACCCGAGTTCCGCGCCATCTCGTCGCAGGCATTCCACATGCTGCTCGACGAAACCAGGGTCAACGCATCGCTCGTCCGCGCCACCGTGGACAAGGAATACAACCGCATCGACTGGAACGACCCCGAGATCAACAAGGACTCGGAGTTCCTGCAGAAGTTCGTTCGCAACCTGGCCAAGGAAATCCGTGCCCAGGCTTCCGCCAAGCCGGATGAAACCCAGATCAAGCTGCGCACCTTCGTCAACAACGTGGTGGAAGGCTTTGCCACTTCGCCGGAAGGCATCGACCAGTTGCGCAAGCGCTCGGTGCTGGTGCAGGCGGGCATTTTGTGCGTGGAACTGCCCAAGACCGTTGACGAATGCGTTCGCGACGCCTACCGCTCCATCTGCAAGGAAGCGGGCGCCGAAGACGTGCCCGTGGCCGTGCGATCCTCCGCCGCCGGTGAAGACTCGCGCAAGAAGGCCTTTGCCGGGTTGCAGGACACCTACCTGAACATCGTGGGCGAAAGCCGCGTGTCCGCCGCCTATCACTGGGACTGCGCGTCGGCCTACAACCTGCGCTCCATGACCTACCGCCGCGAGGCGATCCTGGACGCCCAGGCCCGCGCCGAGGCCACCGGCGACGAATCCATCGCCATCAAGGCCAAGCAGGAATGGGCCATCGAGAACACCTCGCTCTCGGTGTGCATCATGCGCATGATCAACCCGGTCATTTCGGGCACCGCCTTCAGCGCGGACACCGCCACCGGCTGCCGGGGCACCGTGCGCAAGGACTTGGTGGGCATGGACGCCAGCTACGGCCTTGGCGAGGCCGTGGTGGGCGGCATGGTCACCCCCGACAAGTTCTACGTCTTCCAGCGTGACGACGGGCCCGAGGTGGTCATCCGCCAGATGGGCTGCAAGGACAAGAAGATCGTCTACGACGAGAAGGGCGGCACCAAGAAGGTTTCCGTGCCCGAGATCGAGGCGTATCGCTGGTCGCTTTCGCTGGCCCAGGCCGAACAGGTGGCCAAGGGCGTGCGCGCCATCAGCCGCGCCTATGGCGACATGATCATGGACACCGAATTCTGCATCGACTCGGCCGACCGGCTGTGGTTCGTGCAGGCCCGCCCCGAAACCCGCTGGAACGAAGAGCTGGAAAAGCACCCGCACACCATCTTCATGCGCCGCCGCGAGGTGGACCCGAAGGCGGCCACCCAGGCCGAGGTGCTGCTGGAAGGCAACGGCGCGTCGCGCGGGGCCGGGCAGGGCAGGGTGAAGTTCCTGCGTTCGGCGCTGGAACTGAACAAGATCAACAAGGGCGACATTCTCGCCGCCGACCGCACCGACCCCGACATGGTGCCCGGCATGCGCGTGGCCGCCGCCATCCTTGCCGACGTGGGCGGCGACACCAGCCACGCCGCCATCACCTCGCGCGAACTCGGCATCCCCGCCGTCATCGGCATCCAGCGCCTGGAAATCCTGCGCGCCCTGGACGGCCAGGAAGTGACCGTGGACGGCACCCGGGGCCGGGTGTACCGGGGCATGCTGCCCCTGCGCGAAGTGGGCGGCGAGATGGACCTGTCCAAGCTGCCCCCCACCAAGACCAAGGTCGGCCTGATCCTGGCCGACGTGGGCCAGGCCATGTTCCTCTCGCGCCTGCGCGAGGTGGAAGACTTCGAGGTGGGCCTGCTGCGCGCGGAATTCATGCTGGGCAACATCGGCGTGCATCCGCAGGCGCTGGAAGCCTTCGACAGCGGCGAACTGGACCACGCGGTGCACGCCAAGCTGCGTGAACTGGATTCCCGCCTGTCCAAGATCCTGCGCGAGCAGCTGGCCGCCGGGCTCATCGCCATCGACATGAAGCTGCGCGAGTACGTGGGCCACATCACCGGCCTGTCGGCGGAAATCGAGGCCCTGGCCTCGCGCGAGAACCTGCGCGGCACCGAGCAGGTGCTGGTGATGCACCGCAAGATGCGCGAGCTTGACCACAAGCTGGACGAGCATGTGGAGCTGGCCACCCGCCGCATCGACATCCTGAAGACGTCCATCGACCTCGAGGACCACGTGCGCGTGGTCATGGGCTACGACGACCAGTTGGCCATGCTGAACGGCATCGACCCCGACACGGTGAAGCGCCGCGCCGAAATCGAAGCCAACATCCGCGCCCAGGTTGAACGCGTGGAAGACATTCCCGCCGTGCAGGACGCGCTGGCCAAGATTGCCCGCCTGCGCCACGAGGTGGGGCTGCGCAGCGGCCTGCAAAAGGAAATGGACGACATCCGCGCCGTGCCGGACAAGATCCGCGCCCTGATCCGTTCGCGCGGGTTCCGCACCGGCAAGGAGCACTACGTCCAGACCCTGTCGCAGGGCCTGGCCCTGTTCGCCATGGCCTTCTACGGCAAGGACATCGTCTACCGCACCACCGACTTCAAGTCGAACGAGTACCGCAACCTGCTGGGCGGCAACCTGTTCGAGCAGATCGAAGACAACCCCATGCTGGGCTTCCGCGGGGTGTCGCGCAACCTGCACGACTGGGAAATAGAGGCCTTCAAGCTGGCGCGCGGCGTGTACGGCGGGTGCAACCTGCAACTCATGCTGCCCTTCGTGCGCACCCTGGAAGAAGCGCGCTCCATGCGCCGTTACCTCGAACAGGTACACAAGGTTAAGAGCGGCGTTGACGGGCTGAAGATGATCCAGATGTCGGAAATTCCGTCCAACGCCGTGCTGGCCAAGCAGTTCATTGAGGAGTTCGACGGTTTCTCCATCGGCTCCAACGACATGACCCAGATGGTGCTGGCCACCGACCGCGACAACGCGCGCCTCGGCCACATCTATGACGAGGAAGACCCCGCCGTGGTCTGGGCCATCCTGGTCACCATCTTCACCGGCCAGAAGTGCGCCCGCAAGGTGGGCTTCTGCGGTCAGGGCGTGTCCAACAGCAAGATACTGCGCGGTCTGGTGACCATCGCGGGCATCGTGTCCGCCTCGGTGGTGCCCGACACCTACTATCAGACCAAGCTGGACATGGCCGAGGTGGAGGCCGAAAACATCCCCACCTCGGAACTGGGCATCTGGCTGCGCAACCAGCACCTGGCCAACCTGCGCGCACTGCTGGAGGAAAAGGGCTACGGCCACATCCTCAAGAAGTACACCCAGGCCGAAGACCTGATGGACTGGTACGAAGGTGAACTGCGCCGCCTGCACGAACTGCTGCGCGAAAGCCTGGAAACCCCCAAGGAAAAGTTCTACCGCTCCGAGTTGGAACAGTTCCGGGCCACCTTCCACAAGCCGGTCATCTATGCCACCTGGGACTGGGCCAGCACCGTCTCCGACGCGCTGCACCAGGCCGGTTTCGCCAGCTTCGAGGAACAGGCCAAGGCCCTTGAGGTACAGCGCTCCAAGAAGTGGTAG
- a CDS encoding M23 family metallopeptidase has product MTAAKNLSIVIVFAALLGLLGIGGFMLFQDMEGPEVILTPDTGRASPHQDLTLTLRDKKSGIRSVTVTVKKNSHSLVVLDSAFTDGRREQRVTFNLKDAGLKDGAFDLEVRSADTSLAGFGKGNTTTRVYPMRLDTQPPRVSVKSMPPYVRRGGTGSILYSVNEDVERTGVKVGDLYFPGFKQPSGDYLCFFAFPHFLTVGQYAPEITAVDLSSNAMASRLVIRPLDRVFRHDNINISESFLASKMPEFEQDVPGELSPLERFLKVNNELRASNEQKLLEIGKDTAPAMLWHGAFLQLPNSATRAGFADNRSYLHNGQKVDNQTHLGLDFASLAMAEVPASNSGRVVFAGHLGIYGNLVVIDHGLGLQTLYSHLSEISANVGQQVKKGDIIGKTGTTGMAGGDHLHFGVTIGGVQVQPLEWLDPHWIEDNVTARLK; this is encoded by the coding sequence ATGACAGCAGCTAAGAATCTTTCCATCGTGATCGTCTTCGCGGCCCTGCTGGGGCTGCTCGGCATCGGCGGCTTCATGCTTTTCCAGGACATGGAAGGGCCGGAAGTCATCCTTACCCCGGACACGGGGCGCGCCTCGCCGCATCAGGACCTGACCCTGACCCTGCGCGACAAGAAGTCGGGCATCCGGTCCGTCACCGTCACGGTGAAAAAGAATTCGCATTCGCTGGTCGTGCTCGACAGCGCCTTCACCGATGGCCGCCGCGAACAGCGCGTGACCTTCAACCTGAAGGATGCGGGCCTGAAGGACGGCGCCTTCGACCTTGAAGTACGCTCGGCAGACACCTCGCTGGCCGGGTTCGGCAAGGGCAACACCACCACCAGGGTCTACCCCATGCGCCTGGACACCCAACCCCCGCGCGTTTCGGTGAAGAGCATGCCCCCTTACGTGCGACGTGGCGGCACCGGCTCCATCCTCTATTCGGTCAACGAAGACGTGGAACGCACCGGCGTGAAGGTGGGCGATCTGTACTTTCCGGGGTTCAAGCAGCCCAGCGGCGACTACCTGTGCTTCTTCGCCTTTCCGCACTTTCTCACCGTTGGCCAGTACGCCCCGGAAATCACCGCCGTGGACCTTTCCAGCAACGCCATGGCCAGCCGACTGGTCATTCGCCCGCTGGACAGAGTGTTCCGGCATGACAACATCAACATTTCCGAAAGCTTCCTGGCCAGCAAGATGCCAGAATTCGAACAGGACGTGCCCGGCGAGCTGAGCCCGCTTGAGCGCTTCCTGAAGGTGAACAACGAATTGCGCGCCTCCAACGAACAGAAACTGCTTGAAATCGGCAAGGACACCGCGCCTGCCATGCTCTGGCACGGGGCCTTCCTGCAACTGCCCAACTCGGCCACCCGTGCCGGATTTGCCGACAACCGCAGCTACCTGCACAACGGACAGAAGGTGGACAACCAGACCCACCTCGGCCTTGACTTCGCCTCGCTGGCCATGGCCGAAGTACCCGCTTCCAACAGCGGGCGCGTGGTCTTTGCCGGGCACCTTGGCATCTACGGCAACCTTGTGGTCATCGACCATGGCCTTGGCCTGCAAACCCTGTATTCGCACCTCAGCGAGATTTCGGCCAACGTGGGCCAGCAGGTGAAGAAGGGTGACATCATCGGCAAGACCGGCACCACCGGCATGGCGGGCGGCGACCACCTGCACTTCGGGGTGACCATCGGCGGGGTGCAGGTGCAACCGCTGGAATGGCTGGACCCGCACTGGATCGAGGACAACGTGACGGCACGCCTGAAATAG